One genomic window of Caldivirga maquilingensis IC-167 includes the following:
- a CDS encoding MFS transporter: MNRNVKALVASRIIRSFSFGYLSFIIPLYLKSIGFNPVLIGLYFMINAISSSLLVLAAGFLGDLYGRRDTLIAMSSLFTASMLVYSTTVNRLAIFATSILGTTGGGGPGGGAGGGPVTPLQTSLLADNTSPVERTRVYSITTAASTASSLAGAASSYLFLSMGLGDLFLFRLSAVLSALSLLVLLMVSRDKGRIRVDSISQIIPRRSSGSVVKIAIAGSLGSLGLGMVTPLLPLWFKLYLHATELDVNMIYMASYLVSMVSTLLADRVERVMGRVKAISVLRAVSVGLFIVMAVTPSLIIDSVLYIIRVALYMVTIPMRQSLSMEVITSDERARGLSITGLARRLPYSLGSFIAGVMMNSALFALSMITGGLVSMLDPLLYYIFFRSLGVRSRDRVND, encoded by the coding sequence ATGAATAGGAATGTTAAGGCTCTTGTGGCTTCAAGGATTATTAGAAGCTTCTCCTTCGGGTACTTATCATTCATAATACCTCTTTACCTGAAGTCCATAGGCTTCAACCCAGTGTTAATAGGGTTATACTTCATGATTAATGCAATCTCCTCATCACTACTAGTATTGGCGGCTGGTTTCCTAGGGGATCTTTATGGTAGGAGGGATACACTCATAGCTATGTCATCCTTATTCACAGCATCAATGCTGGTTTATAGTACTACGGTAAATAGGTTAGCGATATTCGCAACCTCAATACTAGGCACCACAGGGGGTGGTGGCCCTGGGGGAGGCGCTGGTGGTGGCCCAGTTACACCGCTTCAAACCTCATTACTAGCTGATAATACGAGTCCAGTTGAAAGAACTAGGGTTTATAGCATAACCACTGCCGCATCAACTGCATCATCACTGGCTGGTGCAGCGTCATCATACCTATTCCTCAGTATGGGTTTAGGGGACTTATTCCTATTTAGGTTATCCGCGGTGCTTAGTGCATTATCCCTACTGGTCTTATTAATGGTGAGTAGGGATAAGGGGAGGATTAGGGTTGATTCAATAAGTCAAATAATCCCAAGAAGATCAAGTGGCTCAGTGGTTAAGATTGCGATTGCCGGTTCCTTGGGTAGCCTTGGATTAGGTATGGTTACTCCGCTTCTTCCACTCTGGTTTAAGCTTTACCTGCACGCCACTGAGCTTGACGTAAACATGATTTACATGGCATCATACTTAGTTTCAATGGTTTCCACACTGCTGGCTGATAGGGTGGAGAGAGTGATGGGTAGGGTTAAGGCTATATCAGTGCTTAGGGCTGTTTCAGTGGGCTTATTCATAGTAATGGCGGTAACACCCAGTTTAATAATAGATTCGGTACTTTACATAATTAGGGTGGCGCTTTACATGGTTACCATACCCATGAGGCAGTCCTTATCCATGGAGGTTATAACCAGTGATGAGAGGGCTAGGGGATTATCCATAACCGGCTTAGCCAGGAGGCTACCCTATAGTTTAGGTAGTTTCATAGCTGGTGTAATGATGAATTCAGCATTATTCGCATTATCAATGATAACCGGAGGCTTAGTATCAATGCTTGATCCACTGCTTTACTACATATTCTTTAGGTCACTTGGAGTGAGGAGTAGGGATCGTGTTAATGATTAA
- a CDS encoding ABC transporter ATP-binding protein, with protein sequence MKCIDVEGLVKSFNGVRALDGLSFGVECSDSAALLGPNGAGKTTTMRIIAGLLKPDSGIVRVCGFNTIKEPRLTKACLGYLPEDAAPFMNLTVRENLEYVGLVRGLSNVKDAVEWVSQALGLDGLMNAQPASLSRGNRQRVALAMAIIHRPKVLLLDEPLNYLDIPTQENVIELLLSMRRNGTTMLISTHIMTVAERLANRVIMINRGRLIWEGSISELMNLVKPGERIEEAVARMLK encoded by the coding sequence GTGAAGTGCATAGATGTTGAGGGCTTAGTGAAGTCCTTTAATGGGGTAAGGGCCCTGGATGGATTATCATTCGGCGTGGAGTGTAGTGATTCAGCAGCCCTCCTTGGGCCAAATGGGGCTGGTAAGACAACCACAATGAGGATTATTGCAGGGCTCCTTAAACCAGACTCAGGAATAGTTAGGGTATGTGGTTTTAATACTATTAAGGAACCTAGGTTAACTAAGGCCTGCCTAGGTTACCTACCTGAGGATGCTGCACCATTCATGAACTTAACGGTTAGGGAGAACCTAGAGTACGTGGGTTTAGTGAGGGGGTTAAGTAATGTTAAGGATGCTGTGGAGTGGGTTTCCCAAGCCCTAGGCTTAGATGGTTTAATGAATGCTCAACCAGCATCATTATCAAGGGGTAATAGGCAGAGGGTTGCCTTAGCCATGGCTATTATTCATAGGCCTAAGGTACTCCTCCTTGATGAACCCTTAAATTACCTTGATATTCCAACCCAGGAGAACGTTATTGAATTATTATTAAGCATGAGGAGGAACGGCACCACTATGTTAATATCCACCCACATAATGACTGTTGCTGAGAGGTTAGCTAATAGGGTAATCATGATTAATAGGGGTAGATTAATTTGGGAAGGCAGCATCAGTGAATTAATGAACCTAGTTAAGCCCGGGGAGAGAATTGAGGAGGCTGTGGCTAGAATGCTTAAGTAA
- a CDS encoding ribosome biogenesis/translation initiation ATPase RLI, producing MKMPTRIAVVDKDLCQPRKCSQECIRFCPVVRTGKRAIYFDEQLNRPVITDLCTACGICVRKCPFEAITIINLPSELDEHCVHQYGPSGFKLFKLPMLKQGKVIGVIGQNALGKTTIANILAGSIIPNLCSGNGSKDEVVRRFRGTELQTYFTRLYGNRLRVVHKTQYIELIPMVIKGKVKEALMRINGDESKVLEVAGKLNLTHLLNRDINVLSGGELQRLAIAAAILRGGDVYIFDEPTTHLDITERLRVAKAISELTSGNRYVLIIDHDLAVLDYLADLVVILYGKPGAYGIVSSIKGAKEGINEYLKGYLASENMLIRREAITFKSTPPPREVRKERVLVEWSDVVKNLGDFKLIARSGQLMRGEVVGVLGPNGIGKTTFARILVGELQPDEGVVMPYGVVRISYKPQYIRDIAVKYPELTVSSIIGKVAGVDYREKPHWPDLANGLLLTPIMDKSLRELSGGELQRVMIAAALLKDAELYVLDEPMAYLDIEQRIKTARVIARLAEEKEATVLFIEHDVTMLDYVSSSVMVFEGEPGKLGTANPPIDLRKGMNIFFKAQDITFRRDAHNGRPRINKKDSVMDRIQREIGEYYYYVTEKE from the coding sequence ATGAAAATGCCAACTAGAATAGCTGTGGTTGATAAGGATCTTTGCCAACCTAGGAAGTGTAGCCAGGAGTGCATTAGATTCTGCCCAGTGGTTAGGACAGGTAAGAGGGCCATATACTTCGATGAGCAACTTAATAGACCAGTTATAACTGACCTATGCACCGCCTGCGGCATCTGCGTGAGGAAGTGCCCCTTCGAGGCAATAACAATAATTAACCTACCCTCTGAGCTTGATGAGCATTGTGTTCACCAGTATGGACCAAGTGGCTTCAAGTTATTTAAATTACCCATGCTTAAGCAGGGTAAGGTAATTGGTGTAATTGGTCAAAATGCCCTCGGTAAGACAACAATAGCCAATATACTCGCCGGCTCAATAATACCTAACCTATGCTCAGGCAATGGTAGTAAAGATGAAGTGGTAAGGAGGTTCAGGGGCACTGAGCTTCAAACATACTTCACTAGGCTTTACGGTAATAGGCTTAGGGTTGTTCATAAGACGCAGTACATTGAGTTAATACCCATGGTGATTAAGGGTAAGGTTAAGGAGGCTTTAATGAGGATTAATGGGGATGAAAGCAAAGTGCTGGAAGTAGCCGGTAAGCTTAATTTAACTCATCTACTTAATAGGGATATCAATGTCCTCAGCGGTGGGGAGTTACAGAGATTAGCCATTGCCGCCGCCATCCTTAGGGGTGGGGATGTTTACATCTTCGATGAACCCACAACCCACTTAGATATTACGGAGAGGCTTAGGGTGGCTAAGGCCATTAGTGAATTAACTTCAGGCAATAGGTATGTCCTGATAATTGACCATGACCTAGCAGTATTAGATTACTTAGCGGATCTAGTGGTGATACTTTACGGTAAGCCTGGGGCCTATGGAATAGTTTCAAGTATTAAGGGGGCTAAGGAGGGGATTAATGAATACCTTAAAGGCTACTTAGCAAGTGAAAACATGTTAATTAGGAGGGAGGCAATAACCTTTAAGTCAACTCCACCACCAAGGGAAGTTAGGAAGGAGAGGGTTTTAGTGGAGTGGAGTGATGTGGTTAAGAACCTTGGTGACTTTAAGTTAATTGCCCGGTCAGGTCAATTAATGAGGGGTGAGGTTGTTGGTGTACTTGGGCCTAATGGTATTGGTAAAACCACCTTCGCCAGGATACTGGTGGGTGAGCTTCAACCAGATGAGGGTGTGGTAATGCCTTATGGTGTAGTCAGGATAAGTTATAAGCCCCAGTATATAAGGGATATTGCAGTTAAGTACCCTGAGTTAACCGTCTCCTCAATAATAGGTAAGGTGGCTGGGGTTGATTATAGGGAGAAGCCTCATTGGCCTGACTTAGCCAATGGCCTACTTTTAACACCAATAATGGATAAGAGTCTCAGGGAGTTAAGTGGTGGTGAGCTTCAGAGGGTTATGATTGCCGCAGCCCTACTTAAGGATGCTGAATTATACGTGCTTGATGAGCCAATGGCTTACCTAGACATTGAGCAGAGGATTAAGACGGCTAGGGTTATTGCAAGGTTAGCTGAGGAGAAGGAGGCCACAGTACTCTTCATTGAGCATGACGTAACAATGCTTGATTACGTGAGTTCATCAGTAATGGTGTTTGAGGGTGAGCCAGGTAAATTAGGTACAGCTAATCCACCCATTGATTTAAGGAAGGGTATGAATATTTTCTTCAAGGCGCAGGACATAACATTCAGGAGGGATGCGCATAATGGTAGGCCTAGGATCAATAAGAAGGATTCAGTAATGGATAGAATTCAAAGGGAGATTGGTGAATACTACTATTACGTTACCGAGAAGGAGTAG
- the cdd gene encoding cytidine deaminase, with amino-acid sequence MDEEVNRAIQLAESYLSNSYSPYSGIKVAAVAITSDGKMFPGVNVENSSYGLTICAERVAVFRAVTEGYRRIKAVVVVSNRDEIYPCGACLQVMAEFNVEEVYVASRGGIKRFKLSELLPRPFSLGAQRT; translated from the coding sequence ATGGATGAGGAGGTTAATAGGGCTATTCAGTTGGCTGAATCATACTTAAGTAACTCATACTCACCCTACTCAGGTATTAAGGTTGCTGCAGTTGCGATAACAAGTGATGGTAAAATGTTCCCAGGGGTTAATGTTGAGAACTCCTCATACGGCTTAACAATATGTGCTGAAAGGGTTGCAGTATTTAGGGCAGTCACAGAGGGTTATAGGAGGATTAAGGCTGTGGTTGTGGTTTCTAACCGTGATGAAATATACCCCTGTGGCGCCTGTCTACAGGTTATGGCTGAGTTTAATGTTGAGGAGGTTTATGTGGCTTCACGAGGCGGCATTAAGAGGTTTAAGTTGAGTGAACTCTTACCAAGGCCCTTCAGTCTAGGAGCCCAGAGGACTTAA
- a CDS encoding MFS transporter has translation MGLHYVIPSSSFTELGWRWMFWIGIIPALIDLIVRLSMPESAMWEGVSKERGINKAPFTTILRNPAYRLGALTDVLAMTGIAWVYGLTLGFYPTVLSYHNFTKFPYFLYVVILVSLLGYLTSGFTSDVIGRRVTMVVFSATAIALAIPLTYLILKHAYGFYGTMTLASLLAFLTTGIYGVIPAYLSEKFQTDVRSTGVGFSFNGGFILGNWSTVFLLLVSAISNPSFYVYWGLFIIIGEVMILASALLSSETKGIELQ, from the coding sequence TTGGGATTACACTACGTTATTCCAAGTTCATCCTTCACGGAGCTTGGGTGGAGGTGGATGTTCTGGATAGGCATAATTCCTGCGTTAATAGACTTAATTGTGAGACTTTCAATGCCTGAGTCAGCAATGTGGGAGGGGGTTAGTAAGGAGAGGGGTATTAATAAGGCACCCTTCACTACAATACTCAGGAACCCAGCCTATAGACTTGGTGCCTTAACCGATGTATTAGCCATGACGGGTATAGCTTGGGTTTATGGGTTAACACTCGGCTTCTACCCGACGGTGTTATCGTACCATAATTTCACTAAGTTCCCATACTTCCTCTACGTAGTAATATTAGTATCACTACTAGGTTACTTAACCTCAGGCTTCACTAGTGATGTAATTGGGAGGAGGGTAACAATGGTGGTGTTCTCAGCTACTGCAATAGCCTTAGCCATACCATTAACGTACCTGATACTTAAGCATGCGTACGGCTTCTACGGTACAATGACCTTAGCTAGCCTACTTGCCTTCTTAACCACGGGAATATATGGTGTTATACCCGCTTACCTATCTGAGAAGTTTCAAACAGATGTGAGGAGTACTGGAGTTGGTTTCTCATTTAATGGAGGCTTCATTTTAGGTAACTGGAGTACGGTGTTCCTGCTGCTGGTTTCAGCAATAAGTAATCCAAGCTTCTACGTATACTGGGGTTTGTTTATAATAATTGGTGAAGTCATGATACTTGCATCAGCATTACTATCAAGTGAAACCAAGGGTATTGAACTACAGTGA
- the rpiA gene encoding ribose 5-phosphate isomerase A — protein sequence MDPKLAAAKAALKYVRSGYVIGVGSGSTALMFLSELAENIEGGGLTDVKLIATSTETEYEIVKLGLGELLRYPWQVDHVDVAIDGADEVDKDKNLVKGGGGALTREKIIDYWASEFIVIVDESKLVDKIPSKHPIPVEVVPYAWPLVKARLERDYGGSAELRYSSGKRGPVITDNGNYIIDYRPGSGIEPREGERVIKCIPGVVEVGLFNGLKVSRVIVGKQDGSVNEF from the coding sequence ATGGATCCGAAGTTAGCGGCGGCTAAGGCTGCACTTAAGTATGTTAGGAGTGGGTACGTGATTGGTGTTGGTTCAGGTTCCACGGCTCTAATGTTCCTGAGTGAATTAGCCGAGAATATTGAGGGAGGTGGGTTAACTGATGTTAAGCTTATTGCCACTTCAACTGAGACTGAGTATGAGATTGTTAAGCTTGGTCTCGGTGAATTACTTAGGTATCCTTGGCAGGTGGATCATGTTGATGTGGCTATTGATGGGGCTGATGAAGTTGATAAGGATAAGAACCTGGTTAAGGGTGGTGGGGGTGCGTTAACTAGGGAGAAGATAATTGATTACTGGGCCAGTGAATTCATAGTAATAGTTGATGAATCTAAACTGGTGGATAAAATACCCAGTAAGCATCCGATACCAGTGGAGGTTGTGCCGTATGCGTGGCCATTGGTTAAGGCTAGGCTTGAGAGGGATTACGGTGGCTCAGCGGAGTTAAGGTACTCCTCAGGGAAGAGGGGGCCGGTTATTACTGATAACGGGAATTACATCATTGATTACAGGCCTGGGTCAGGAATAGAGCCTAGGGAGGGTGAGAGGGTGATTAAATGTATCCCAGGTGTTGTTGAGGTTGGCTTATTTAATGGGCTTAAGGTGTCCAGGGTGATTGTGGGTAAACAGGATGGTTCAGTTAATGAATTTTAA
- a CDS encoding UbiX family flavin prenyltransferase → MRRVVVAVTGASGVVYGLRLLESLRSINDVEVHLVVSKSASKVLQHELGLSIDDLVKLAHRTYDEGELDAPIASGSFNFQAMAIAPCSMKTLAAIAHGYTSNLITRAADVALKERRRLVLLIREAPYSLIHIRNMELVTQAGAIVMPASPPFYGKPRTIDDLINAVVGRVMALMGIENNIYPVWGG, encoded by the coding sequence ATGAGGAGGGTTGTGGTAGCTGTAACAGGGGCCTCGGGTGTGGTGTATGGTCTTAGGCTTCTTGAATCCCTTAGAAGTATTAATGATGTGGAGGTTCACCTAGTTGTCTCTAAATCCGCTTCAAAGGTTCTTCAACATGAGTTGGGGTTAAGCATAGATGACTTGGTTAAGCTAGCTCACAGGACTTATGATGAGGGGGAGCTTGATGCCCCAATAGCCAGTGGTTCATTCAACTTTCAAGCAATGGCAATAGCACCCTGTTCAATGAAGACCCTTGCAGCTATAGCCCACGGCTACACGTCTAATCTAATAACAAGGGCAGCTGACGTCGCCCTTAAGGAGAGGAGGAGGTTAGTATTACTGATTAGGGAAGCCCCCTATAGTTTAATTCACATTAGAAACATGGAATTAGTCACCCAGGCTGGGGCAATAGTAATGCCTGCTAGCCCACCATTCTATGGTAAACCAAGGACAATAGATGACTTAATCAATGCAGTGGTTGGTAGGGTTATGGCCCTCATGGGTATTGAGAATAACATTTACCCAGTATGGGGCGGTTAA
- a CDS encoding phosphoribosyltransferase: MVEFKYLSWDDVMDLTIKVSESIVRDNYRPNIVVGVARGGVVIAKIIEDILGIGNMTSIEVKLYKGINNRGEEAKIAQPLPVSVKGLRVLLVDDVSDTGTTLSTAYNYLKEQGAAEIKTATLMIKPWTRFKPDYYADEATAWIIFPWELGETIRELGNRFDAALGEARNNSIVSRIRNLVHNTPTNTK, encoded by the coding sequence ATGGTAGAATTCAAGTATTTGTCGTGGGATGACGTGATGGATTTAACCATTAAGGTGTCTGAATCAATAGTGAGGGATAACTATAGACCTAACATAGTAGTGGGGGTAGCTAGGGGTGGTGTTGTTATAGCTAAAATAATTGAGGATATACTTGGAATAGGCAACATGACCTCCATAGAGGTTAAACTATATAAGGGTATTAATAATCGAGGAGAAGAGGCTAAGATAGCTCAACCACTGCCGGTTAGCGTTAAGGGCTTAAGGGTGCTGCTTGTTGATGATGTATCAGACACGGGTACTACACTATCAACAGCCTACAATTACTTGAAGGAGCAGGGTGCCGCTGAGATTAAGACCGCGACCCTTATGATTAAACCGTGGACTAGGTTTAAGCCCGATTACTATGCTGATGAAGCCACCGCCTGGATAATATTCCCCTGGGAACTTGGTGAAACAATAAGGGAATTGGGTAATAGGTTTGATGCAGCGTTAGGGGAGGCTAGGAATAATAGTATTGTGTCTAGGATAAGGAACCTAGTTCATAATACCCCAACCAACACTAAGTAA
- a CDS encoding DUF309 domain-containing protein, which yields MRILIHALNSRGYEPKDRVKLMGLLRSLGLSIINVRVASNHIEVDANANNIDELPPVVGRVIGPILGVVNLSTGNEVSNPFKSFVDLFNEERFWEAHEVLEPTWRVNRDINIQGLIVAAAAFVKIQENYIDSFLKLAKRALGMIMVNQVDCIDALSFREGLRASLSTLKPFKARCIT from the coding sequence ATGAGAATACTGATTCACGCACTTAATTCAAGGGGATACGAACCTAAGGATAGGGTTAAGTTAATGGGTCTCTTAAGGAGTTTAGGCTTAAGTATAATTAACGTTAGGGTGGCTTCAAACCACATTGAGGTTGATGCCAATGCTAATAATATAGATGAATTACCCCCAGTGGTGGGTAGGGTTATTGGACCAATCCTAGGTGTAGTTAACCTAAGCACTGGTAATGAGGTTAGTAACCCATTCAAGTCCTTCGTGGATTTATTCAACGAGGAGAGGTTTTGGGAGGCTCATGAGGTTCTTGAACCAACATGGAGGGTAAATAGGGATATTAATATTCAGGGGCTAATAGTTGCAGCCGCAGCCTTCGTTAAGATTCAGGAGAATTACATTGATTCCTTCCTTAAACTGGCTAAGAGGGCATTAGGCATGATAATGGTTAACCAAGTTGATTGCATTGATGCATTAAGTTTTAGGGAGGGGTTGAGGGCATCGTTAAGTACTCTTAAGCCCTTTAAGGCTAGGTGCATTACTTAA
- the aspS gene encoding aspartate--tRNA(Asn) ligase encodes MAIYRKTHWTSEIKPELDGKEVTLSGWVWEIRDVGRIKFIMLRDREGMVQVTVKRSSVSDETWDTVSRLSKEDVVSVRGIVRASKVAKTGVEVEPIEVRLLNKANPLPIDIWGNVDETMLDLRLRYRTVDLKRRSNVILFKALSEVVKAMRTTLYGYGFIEVFTPKIIATSTEGGAELFPVQYFERTAYLAQSPQLYKEELTASLERVFEIGPAYRAEKHDTTYHVNEFISVDAEAAFMNYRDVMSVLEDVIVESYRASVDLLSQIGREVRVPSKPFKVITYDDALSMLDKEGIKVKWGDDVPKEGLEALSRLIGEPFFIIHFPTMLRAFYTKPIEGDESRSESFDLVIDGMEVTSGSTRIHDKDELEKAMRARGLNPGNFSTHLEIYSWGMPPHAGWGLGLYRLMMVMAGVRNIREVILFPRDRYRLVP; translated from the coding sequence GTGGCCATTTACAGGAAGACGCATTGGACCAGTGAAATTAAACCTGAACTGGATGGTAAAGAGGTTACCTTATCTGGTTGGGTGTGGGAGATTAGGGATGTGGGTAGGATAAAGTTCATAATGCTGAGGGATAGGGAAGGCATGGTTCAGGTTACGGTTAAGCGTTCATCAGTAAGCGATGAGACTTGGGACACGGTCTCTAGGCTTTCCAAGGAGGATGTAGTAAGTGTTAGGGGTATTGTTAGGGCTAGTAAGGTGGCTAAGACCGGCGTGGAGGTTGAGCCTATTGAAGTTAGGTTACTTAATAAGGCTAATCCACTTCCAATAGATATTTGGGGTAATGTTGATGAAACTATGCTCGACTTAAGATTAAGGTATAGGACAGTTGACCTTAAGCGCAGGAGCAATGTAATACTCTTCAAGGCCTTAAGCGAGGTTGTTAAGGCAATGCGCACAACGCTTTACGGTTATGGTTTCATAGAGGTGTTTACACCAAAGATAATAGCCACAAGCACCGAGGGTGGTGCTGAATTATTCCCTGTACAGTACTTTGAACGCACAGCCTACTTGGCTCAAAGCCCCCAGTTGTATAAGGAGGAGTTAACCGCCAGTTTAGAGAGGGTTTTTGAAATTGGACCAGCCTATAGGGCTGAGAAGCATGATACAACATACCACGTTAACGAATTCATATCAGTTGACGCTGAGGCGGCATTCATGAATTACAGGGATGTTATGAGCGTTCTCGAGGATGTTATTGTGGAGTCCTATAGGGCTTCAGTGGACTTACTGAGTCAAATAGGCAGGGAGGTGAGGGTGCCGTCTAAGCCCTTTAAGGTTATTACATACGATGATGCGTTAAGCATGCTTGATAAGGAGGGGATTAAGGTTAAGTGGGGTGATGATGTGCCTAAGGAGGGGTTAGAGGCCTTAAGTAGGTTAATTGGGGAGCCGTTCTTCATAATACACTTCCCAACAATGCTTAGGGCCTTTTACACAAAGCCTATTGAGGGTGATGAATCCAGGAGCGAGTCCTTCGACCTAGTCATAGATGGCATGGAGGTTACCTCAGGATCCACCAGGATACATGATAAGGATGAACTTGAGAAGGCCATGAGAGCCAGGGGCCTTAACCCAGGTAACTTCTCAACCCACCTGGAGATTTACAGCTGGGGTATGCCTCCACACGCTGGTTGGGGTCTTGGATTATACAGGCTAATGATGGTTATGGCTGGTGTAAGGAATATTAGGGAAGTGATATTATTCCCAAGGGACAGGTATAGGTTAGTGCCTTAA
- a CDS encoding Gfo/Idh/MocA family protein: MEKVRVGVIGVGGHGRGRHLIPYTKLPNVEVVAVADVNPKRAEAVGNEFKVKYYTDYLEMIDRENLDAVSIVTPTGLHARVAKDVLSKGVHVLVDKPLGANLNEVIDVVRTAKAKGKILMVGYWSRFSQALKFGAEAMKLGMVGEPYLAYGYLVRRRGIPGVPTFIDKELSGGRGALLDIGCYILDNLLFLLGFPKPVTVSGATYTKFGRNPEEVKFNWGSWDPGKFELEDYAVGFVRFENGASMIIEVGWAANVSHVGEVGVYRVLGDKGGLEGKGHESVTEMSLHSRTSNFLYDMKPIISNVDMPLEMVKAFIDSITQNKEPPTTGYQSIIIHSIIDAVYESAVKGSEVRVTLPEV; the protein is encoded by the coding sequence ATGGAGAAGGTTAGGGTTGGGGTCATCGGTGTTGGGGGTCATGGTAGGGGTAGGCATTTAATACCTTACACTAAGTTGCCTAATGTTGAAGTTGTTGCTGTTGCTGATGTTAACCCTAAGAGGGCTGAGGCTGTTGGTAATGAGTTTAAGGTTAAGTATTATACGGATTACCTTGAGATGATTGATAGGGAAAACCTTGATGCAGTCAGTATAGTAACACCCACCGGCCTCCATGCTAGGGTTGCTAAGGATGTTTTAAGCAAGGGTGTTCATGTTCTAGTGGATAAGCCGCTTGGGGCTAATTTAAATGAGGTTATTGATGTTGTTAGGACAGCTAAGGCTAAGGGTAAGATACTCATGGTTGGTTACTGGTCCAGGTTCTCTCAAGCCCTTAAGTTTGGCGCTGAGGCAATGAAACTGGGTATGGTTGGTGAACCCTACTTAGCCTACGGTTACCTAGTTAGGAGGAGGGGTATTCCAGGTGTACCGACTTTCATTGATAAGGAATTATCAGGCGGTAGGGGGGCTTTACTTGATATAGGTTGCTACATCCTGGATAACCTACTATTCCTACTGGGATTCCCTAAACCAGTTACAGTAAGTGGGGCCACGTACACTAAGTTCGGTAGGAATCCTGAGGAGGTTAAGTTTAACTGGGGTTCATGGGATCCAGGTAAGTTTGAGCTTGAGGATTACGCGGTGGGTTTTGTTAGGTTTGAGAATGGTGCATCAATGATTATTGAGGTTGGTTGGGCAGCCAATGTATCGCATGTAGGTGAGGTGGGTGTGTACAGGGTGCTTGGTGATAAGGGTGGATTAGAGGGTAAGGGTCATGAGTCAGTCACTGAAATGAGCCTACACAGTAGGACCAGTAATTTCCTCTACGATATGAAGCCAATAATAAGCAATGTTGATATGCCCCTTGAAATGGTTAAAGCCTTCATAGATTCAATTACCCAGAATAAGGAACCACCCACGACAGGTTACCAAAGCATAATAATACACTCAATAATAGATGCAGTGTATGAGTCAGCAGTAAAGGGTAGTGAAGTAAGGGTTACGTTACCTGAGGTTTAG
- a CDS encoding nucleotidyltransferase, whose translation MGVGVYSLALLRVGGVLGGRGVGFVVVGSLILPLAYGVDWVVHDVDLFLTNKSTLTDAEFFEGIAREFDWDYGFNAFGGMYYEVVVNGEVVRVDLMENLLDVYIPEAIINDSLSFSVNGSVFKGIRIEALIVLKAREATDEAEEFLERLAEKIIDPRTGIELDKARIINYINQYPEEERESIKHKIQTTGIYIE comes from the coding sequence GTGGGTGTTGGGGTTTATTCATTGGCTTTGCTTAGGGTTGGTGGTGTGTTGGGTGGGAGGGGTGTTGGTTTTGTTGTTGTTGGTAGTTTGATTCTTCCACTTGCCTATGGTGTTGATTGGGTTGTTCATGATGTTGACTTATTCCTAACTAATAAGAGTACTTTAACTGATGCTGAGTTCTTTGAGGGTATTGCTAGGGAGTTTGATTGGGATTACGGCTTCAATGCCTTTGGTGGAATGTATTATGAGGTTGTTGTTAATGGTGAGGTTGTTAGGGTTGATTTAATGGAGAATCTACTGGACGTCTACATACCTGAGGCAATAATTAATGACTCATTAAGCTTCAGTGTTAATGGCAGCGTCTTCAAGGGTATTAGGATTGAGGCATTAATAGTACTCAAGGCTAGGGAGGCCACTGATGAGGCTGAGGAATTCCTAGAGAGGCTAGCGGAGAAAATAATAGACCCAAGGACAGGAATAGAATTAGACAAGGCAAGAATAATAAACTACATAAACCAATACCCAGAGGAGGAGAGGGAAAGCATAAAACACAAAATACAAACAACAGGAATATACATAGAATAA